Proteins encoded in a region of the Pseudomonas sp. PDNC002 genome:
- a CDS encoding alpha/beta hydrolase, whose translation MRPETAVVEIQQHRVHTEFHANREAQQTIILVNGSLATTASFAQTVKYLQPHFNVVCYDQPYAGRSKAHNDCRELITKEYEAQLLLGLIEHYRADVVMSFSWGGVATLLALAERPARIQKAVINSFSPLLNAPMLDYLHRGLDYLASCDRTNIGNLVNDTIGRYLPQLFKRYNFRHVSGLDEHEYRQMHFHVCQVLKLSAESYMEKFAAIDIPLLFLNGELDLYTTPTDAKLFQQLISDCEFRTIRNAGHFIDVEHKKAWQETQDALLGFLQPQRQPALANPYLPSSQGIPIAAMVG comes from the coding sequence ATGAGGCCGGAAACCGCCGTCGTCGAGATTCAGCAACACCGGGTACACACGGAGTTTCACGCCAACAGGGAAGCGCAGCAGACCATCATCCTGGTCAATGGCTCGCTGGCGACCACCGCCTCCTTCGCGCAAACAGTGAAATACCTGCAACCGCACTTCAACGTCGTCTGCTACGACCAGCCCTACGCGGGCCGGTCCAAGGCCCACAACGATTGCCGCGAGCTCATCACCAAGGAATACGAGGCGCAGTTGCTCCTCGGCCTGATCGAGCACTACCGCGCCGATGTGGTGATGTCCTTCTCCTGGGGCGGCGTAGCTACCCTGCTCGCCCTCGCGGAACGCCCGGCGCGGATTCAGAAAGCGGTGATCAATTCCTTCTCGCCGCTGCTCAATGCACCGATGCTGGACTACCTGCACCGCGGCCTGGACTATCTCGCCAGTTGCGACCGCACCAATATCGGCAACCTGGTCAACGACACCATCGGCCGCTACCTGCCGCAGCTGTTCAAGCGCTACAACTTCCGCCACGTCAGCGGCCTCGACGAGCACGAATACCGGCAGATGCACTTCCACGTCTGCCAGGTGCTCAAGCTCAGCGCCGAGAGCTACATGGAGAAGTTCGCCGCCATCGACATCCCGCTGCTGTTCCTCAACGGTGAGCTGGACCTCTACACCACCCCGACCGATGCCAAGCTGTTCCAGCAACTGATCAGTGATTGCGAGTTCCGCACCATCCGCAACGCCGGGCACTTCATCGACGTGGAGCACAAGAAAGCCTGGCAGGAAACCCAGGACGCCCTGCTCGGCTTCCTCCAGCCACAACGCCAACCGGCACTGGCCAATCCCTACCTGCCCAGCAGCCAGGGCATTCCTATCGCCGCCATGGTGGGCTGA
- a CDS encoding molecular chaperone: MGDVEMLAAAALCQARSESRGHCFVCSKWMVRISDALLCLCALVLSTMAFAGVTAESTRVIFPSDLNEVAVLLVNANKYPVLVQTWMDDGGLDSTPDKAISSFMSLPPVFRLEPSERRSLRIIFTGTAALPTDRESVFWLNIHEVPPTEAVQGMQPEQQRLVVSMHTQMKVFYRPVKLAMPPEEAAGKLTFQWQQTGSKAAVKVSNPTPYYMTLTGVELLAGDKHQPLKGKMIPPFSTLPLEAEGQRPGGPIRVEFSWLDDSGNAQVTKTTLQ, translated from the coding sequence ATGGGCGACGTTGAGATGCTCGCGGCAGCTGCGTTGTGCCAGGCAAGATCGGAGTCACGGGGGCATTGTTTCGTGTGCAGTAAATGGATGGTCCGAATATCGGATGCGCTGCTTTGTCTTTGCGCGCTCGTGCTCAGCACAATGGCTTTTGCCGGCGTCACAGCGGAAAGTACCCGGGTAATTTTTCCTTCCGACCTCAATGAGGTAGCGGTTTTACTGGTCAACGCCAACAAGTACCCCGTGTTGGTGCAGACCTGGATGGATGATGGCGGACTCGACTCCACACCCGACAAGGCAATCTCCAGTTTCATGTCTTTGCCGCCAGTGTTCCGACTGGAGCCCAGCGAGCGCCGCTCCCTCCGGATCATATTCACCGGAACGGCGGCCTTGCCCACCGACCGCGAGTCTGTTTTCTGGCTCAACATCCACGAAGTTCCTCCGACGGAAGCAGTCCAGGGCATGCAGCCCGAGCAGCAACGCCTGGTGGTCTCCATGCATACGCAAATGAAGGTGTTCTACCGTCCGGTAAAGCTCGCGATGCCGCCGGAAGAGGCCGCAGGCAAGCTGACCTTCCAGTGGCAGCAGACCGGAAGCAAGGCAGCAGTGAAGGTTAGTAATCCAACGCCCTATTACATGACATTGACGGGGGTGGAATTGTTGGCGGGCGACAAGCATCAACCGCTGAAGGGCAAGATGATCCCACCTTTCAGCACGCTGCCATTGGAAGCGGAAGGACAGCGTCCAGGCGGCCCTATCCGGGTGGAATTCAGTTGGCTGGACGACAGTGGCAACGCGCAGGTGACGAAAACCACCCTGCAGTGA
- a CDS encoding fimbrial protein: MNVNLKKLIALAIFAAPGFAAAADTITFNGEVTDQTCAVTINGTTGNASVLLNTVAASTLSTAGSKTGSTPFTLGVTGCSTSGSQSIKAKFLGHSVDANGNLGNIATGTAATNVALQLQEAVGGAAINLAGGVTTAATGINLGGSTSGQHDYAVQYISVPGGATPGLVTGVTEYTVSYQ, translated from the coding sequence ATGAACGTCAATCTGAAGAAACTTATCGCCCTCGCCATCTTCGCTGCCCCGGGTTTCGCCGCGGCTGCAGATACCATCACTTTCAATGGTGAAGTTACTGATCAAACTTGTGCCGTCACCATCAACGGCACCACTGGCAATGCTTCCGTATTGCTGAACACCGTTGCCGCATCGACCCTGAGCACTGCCGGCAGCAAGACCGGTTCGACTCCGTTCACCCTGGGCGTCACCGGCTGCTCCACCTCCGGCTCGCAGTCCATCAAAGCCAAGTTCCTGGGCCATAGCGTTGATGCCAACGGCAACCTGGGCAACATCGCCACTGGCACCGCCGCGACCAACGTAGCCCTGCAACTGCAGGAAGCTGTTGGCGGCGCGGCAATCAACCTGGCCGGCGGCGTCACAACCGCCGCTACCGGCATCAACCTCGGCGGCAGCACTTCCGGCCAGCACGATTATGCCGTGCAGTACATCTCCGTACCGGGCGGCGCCACTCCGGGTCTGGTTACTGGCGTTACTGAATACACCGTGAGCTACCAGTAA
- a CDS encoding molecular chaperone produces MHEKTIISKLLVAALSISCMAMAAGVSASVIVTGTRFIYPADAREKTIRLTNQDDYPNVVQAWVDINNPQSTPTDADAPFVITPPMFRMEPKAGQTMRMLYTGQGLPQDRESVFYLNVLQIPPRNSAYDDQSQMLVMTRSRLKVFYRPGGIQQKPESVAKSLRFRLKQQGGGWVIDVENPTGYFASFAEGKLAAGTTETLVQADMVPPLSHASWPVPKEFSIPAGALTMRFLLVNDYGARVPNETEVAR; encoded by the coding sequence ATGCATGAAAAGACGATTATTTCCAAGCTGCTAGTGGCAGCGTTGAGTATTTCCTGCATGGCGATGGCTGCTGGCGTGTCCGCCAGTGTGATCGTCACCGGTACTCGCTTCATATATCCAGCGGACGCGCGGGAAAAAACCATTCGCCTGACCAACCAGGATGATTATCCGAATGTCGTCCAGGCATGGGTCGACATCAATAATCCTCAATCAACTCCCACGGACGCAGACGCACCCTTCGTCATTACGCCACCCATGTTCCGCATGGAGCCAAAGGCTGGCCAGACCATGCGCATGTTGTACACCGGCCAGGGCCTGCCGCAGGACCGCGAATCGGTGTTCTACCTGAATGTCCTGCAGATTCCTCCCCGCAATTCCGCCTATGACGACCAGAGCCAGATGCTGGTGATGACCCGCAGCCGGCTGAAGGTTTTCTATCGCCCCGGCGGTATTCAGCAAAAGCCTGAAAGCGTCGCCAAGAGCTTGCGTTTCAGGCTCAAGCAGCAAGGCGGCGGCTGGGTTATCGACGTGGAAAATCCCACCGGTTACTTCGCCTCGTTTGCCGAAGGAAAGCTGGCCGCGGGCACTACGGAAACCCTGGTCCAGGCGGACATGGTGCCCCCCCTGTCCCACGCCAGCTGGCCTGTCCCGAAAGAGTTCTCGATACCTGCCGGCGCGCTGACCATGCGTTTCCTGCTGGTGAATGACTACGGAGCACGGGTTCCGAATGAAACGGAGGTCGCGCGTTAA
- a CDS encoding cold-shock protein, whose protein sequence is MATRQTGIVKWFNAEKGFGFITPESGPDVFVHFRAIEGTGYKSLDEGQNVSFNVTAGAKGPQAEQVQVI, encoded by the coding sequence ATGGCAACTCGCCAAACCGGTATCGTCAAATGGTTCAACGCTGAAAAGGGCTTCGGCTTCATCACCCCGGAAAGCGGTCCTGACGTCTTTGTCCACTTCCGCGCCATCGAAGGCACCGGGTACAAGTCGCTGGACGAAGGCCAGAACGTCAGCTTCAACGTGACCGCCGGCGCCAAAGGCCCGCAAGCTGAGCAAGTGCAAGTGATCTAA
- a CDS encoding fimbria/pilus outer membrane usher protein, with translation MISPHDKVDLRAPFALRKLFKAMAGTSMVAIAGIAHAQTSGDLLAYSFDDNMLMGAPLGSGQLSRFNQPNQVDPGTYSVDLFVNGSFIARRAVEFRRYGEGNQAQTVPCLSDRFLADAMRVLPSKLNVSAKSGQDLSDTARCEPLALRLPGASAKFDIALLRMDVAVPQAFMDNKPRGYVDPSEWDVGSTMSFLNYDTSYYHSKYTGGDSSDSNYGYVGVNGGTNIGLWRLRHQGNYRYSDYGGQSQREYNSIRTYAQRALPGIRSEMTVGDTYTAGDLFNSMGFRGVQLGSDDRMLPDSMRSYAPQIRGVASTNARVVVSQNGHDIYETTVAPGPFIIDDLGGTNYQGDLDVKVVEADGRVSSFTVPFAAVPSSMRPGQSRYNVSVGQARYYGNGDDYFADATYQRGISNSLTVNTGSRIAQDYLAVLGGGVVASELGAFGFNTTFSTAKAENNQRKSGWRAEATYSRTFTPTATTLTLAGYRYSTDGFRDLSDVLGVREAEHNGTVWNSSTYQQRNQFVTTVSQSLGSYGSLYLSGSTADFYDGSSRNTQLQFGYSGGWRDLSYNLSYTRQKSVRLNNSDYTETLPEYITHIKQSNSYDDSIVMLSLSLPLGSKSSTFVSASASHRSGSSGGDSYQTGLSGTLGQDRTLSYSVNASRDSDYRTTDWGGSLQKQLPSATVGANYSQGDGYKQVSGSARGALVAHSGGLTFGPYLGDTFGLVEAKGAEGATIRGGQGARINSSGYAIVPSLNPYHYNQVSLNPQGINSKTELVETDRQVAPYAGAMVKLEFKTLSGQALLIVAKRADGSALPLGAGVFGNGGASLGMVGQGGQLYARAEAAKGEFTVKWGDASDEQCKLPYDMTGQNTEGQVLVRLNGTCG, from the coding sequence ATGATCAGCCCACATGACAAGGTTGACCTCAGGGCACCTTTTGCTCTCCGCAAGCTGTTCAAGGCGATGGCCGGGACCAGCATGGTGGCGATCGCCGGGATCGCCCATGCACAGACTTCAGGTGACCTGCTGGCCTACAGCTTCGACGACAACATGTTGATGGGCGCACCGCTGGGCTCGGGACAGTTGTCCCGCTTTAACCAGCCAAACCAGGTGGACCCTGGTACCTACAGTGTCGACCTGTTCGTGAATGGCAGCTTCATCGCCCGCCGGGCAGTCGAGTTCCGCCGCTACGGCGAGGGCAACCAGGCACAAACGGTGCCGTGCCTGAGCGACCGTTTCCTGGCCGATGCCATGCGCGTATTGCCAAGCAAGCTCAATGTCAGCGCCAAGAGCGGCCAGGATCTGAGCGACACGGCTCGTTGCGAACCGCTGGCCCTGCGTCTGCCCGGTGCTAGCGCCAAGTTCGATATCGCCCTGCTGCGGATGGATGTCGCCGTTCCCCAGGCGTTCATGGACAACAAGCCGCGCGGTTACGTCGATCCGTCGGAGTGGGATGTCGGCAGCACCATGTCGTTCCTCAACTACGACACGAGCTATTACCACTCCAAGTACACGGGGGGCGACAGCTCCGACTCGAATTACGGCTATGTCGGGGTGAATGGCGGCACCAATATCGGGCTCTGGCGCCTGCGCCATCAGGGCAACTACCGTTACTCGGATTACGGTGGCCAGTCCCAGCGGGAATACAACTCGATTCGCACCTACGCCCAACGAGCGCTGCCGGGCATCCGCAGCGAGATGACCGTTGGTGATACCTATACTGCAGGTGACCTGTTCAACAGCATGGGCTTCCGGGGTGTCCAACTGGGCTCCGACGACCGCATGCTGCCGGACTCGATGCGTAGCTATGCGCCGCAGATTCGCGGCGTGGCATCCACCAATGCCCGCGTGGTCGTCAGTCAGAACGGCCATGACATCTACGAAACCACCGTGGCGCCAGGCCCGTTCATCATTGATGATCTGGGCGGTACCAACTACCAGGGCGACCTCGACGTCAAAGTAGTGGAAGCCGATGGCCGGGTATCCAGCTTCACTGTCCCCTTCGCGGCGGTGCCAAGCTCCATGCGTCCGGGGCAATCGCGCTACAACGTCAGCGTTGGCCAGGCGCGCTACTACGGTAACGGCGATGATTATTTCGCTGACGCCACTTACCAACGCGGTATCAGCAACAGCCTGACGGTCAACACCGGCTCCCGAATCGCGCAGGACTATCTTGCCGTACTGGGCGGTGGTGTTGTGGCAAGCGAGCTCGGGGCTTTCGGCTTCAACACCACGTTCTCCACCGCCAAAGCCGAGAACAACCAGCGCAAGAGTGGCTGGCGTGCCGAAGCGACCTACAGCCGTACCTTCACGCCCACCGCCACCACGCTGACACTGGCTGGCTACCGCTACTCGACCGATGGTTTCCGCGATCTGTCCGACGTCCTCGGCGTGCGAGAGGCGGAGCACAATGGCACCGTCTGGAACTCCAGCACTTACCAGCAGCGCAACCAGTTCGTCACCACGGTGAGCCAATCGCTGGGCTCGTACGGGAGCCTCTATCTCTCCGGCTCCACGGCAGACTTCTACGATGGAAGCAGCCGTAACACGCAATTGCAGTTTGGCTACTCCGGTGGCTGGCGAGACCTGAGCTACAACCTCTCGTATACGCGGCAAAAATCGGTACGCCTCAACAACTCCGATTACACCGAAACGCTGCCTGAGTACATCACGCACATAAAGCAGAGCAACAGTTACGACGACAGCATCGTGATGCTGTCCCTCTCTCTGCCGCTGGGATCCAAGAGCTCCACCTTCGTGTCGGCATCGGCGTCTCATCGCTCCGGAAGCAGCGGCGGGGACTCCTATCAGACTGGCCTGAGTGGCACCCTGGGGCAGGATCGTACGCTGAGCTACAGCGTGAATGCCTCGCGTGACAGCGATTACCGCACGACGGACTGGGGCGGTTCGCTGCAGAAGCAACTGCCGAGCGCTACCGTGGGCGCGAACTATTCGCAAGGCGATGGTTACAAGCAGGTGAGTGGCAGCGCCCGTGGGGCATTGGTGGCACACAGCGGTGGCCTGACGTTCGGTCCCTACCTGGGCGACACCTTCGGCCTGGTCGAGGCCAAAGGCGCGGAAGGGGCCACGATTCGGGGTGGCCAAGGGGCCCGCATCAACAGCTCTGGCTACGCCATCGTGCCATCGCTCAACCCCTATCACTACAACCAGGTCAGCCTCAATCCGCAGGGCATCAACAGCAAGACCGAGCTGGTCGAGACCGACCGCCAGGTGGCGCCGTATGCCGGCGCAATGGTCAAGCTCGAGTTCAAGACGTTGTCTGGCCAGGCACTGCTGATTGTTGCCAAGCGCGCGGACGGCTCGGCGCTACCGCTGGGAGCCGGCGTATTCGGCAATGGCGGCGCGAGCTTGGGCATGGTGGGGCAGGGAGGGCAACTCTATGCCCGCGCCGAGGCCGCCAAGGGGGAATTCACCGTCAAGTGGGGTGATGCCAGCGATGAGCAATGCAAGCTGCCTTATGACATGACGGGCCAGAACACCGAAGGCCAAGTGCTTGTTCGTTTGAACGGCACGTGCGGCTAA
- a CDS encoding GNAT family N-acetyltransferase — translation MIEWRGAFENTEVNALHAECFGHPLRSNDWWSRVNQFSLGWVLARRATRLVGFVNLAWDGAAHAFVLDTMVAPAFQRQGIAKVLIEEAVARSKQADCDWLHVDFEPHLQSFYRDACGFRPTHAGLISLK, via the coding sequence ATGATCGAATGGCGAGGTGCGTTCGAGAACACCGAGGTCAATGCCCTCCATGCCGAATGCTTTGGGCACCCGTTGCGAAGCAACGACTGGTGGTCGCGAGTGAACCAGTTCAGTCTTGGCTGGGTTCTCGCTCGGCGAGCCACGCGACTCGTCGGGTTCGTGAACCTTGCATGGGATGGCGCAGCCCACGCCTTCGTGCTCGACACGATGGTAGCCCCCGCTTTCCAGCGTCAAGGTATTGCAAAGGTTCTGATCGAAGAAGCGGTGGCTCGGTCGAAGCAAGCGGATTGCGATTGGCTCCATGTGGACTTCGAACCGCACCTGCAATCTTTCTATCGGGACGCCTGCGGCTTCCGACCTACCCATGCGGGGCTCATCTCGTTGAAGTGA
- a CDS encoding diguanylate cyclase, whose protein sequence is MPASALHRQLMSWLLLPLLLLARLAWAGPVIDAASVTHQPLTLTSYVSVLEDPTRALTLADVQAPQQQARFKADQPPGSSLAMGFTRSAFWLRLTVSNTRDAPLQRLLVVENPRISHVQANIPQADGTYRTIDTGSDVAQSSKVYPNRNFVFPLNLPAHSEQVIYLRVESSIGLLVPLQLWPVKAFSTYERDDYTGKAWYFGIAVAMILFNLMLLLALRDPIYLLYVIFVSCTAGALAIKNGLAPDWTILGEPLNSNVIYYSGVSLALAALLQFARRMMQFDRILPRLDWVLRGMILLYLLSLVAYAVALPYVSRVGILLNFATAVILLTGAGVAAFKRQRSAFFFLAAFALLMLGGAMTSLRALGIVPTNMFTVDGLQLGSAMEMIVLAFALADRFNVMRREKARVQEELIQTQQQLVENLRTSEHELELRVAERTDELRELNTRLQAMSMTDGLTGIANRRRFDQVLEQEWSHARRSGEPLALAVMDVDWFKRYNDHYGHPAGDTCLREIARALAGSAHRATDLVARYGGEEFVLLAPMTDLAGIRGMAHKLLEAVEALALHHELSPLGRVSVSIGIAASVSGQESSAQALVERADAALYEAKKQGRNQVAG, encoded by the coding sequence ATGCCCGCTTCTGCATTGCACCGGCAGCTGATGTCCTGGCTCCTGCTTCCTCTCCTGTTGCTCGCGCGTCTCGCCTGGGCAGGCCCGGTGATCGACGCCGCCAGCGTCACGCACCAACCTCTGACGCTGACCAGTTACGTCTCCGTGCTGGAGGACCCGACCCGCGCCCTCACATTGGCGGACGTACAAGCCCCCCAGCAACAGGCCCGCTTCAAGGCCGACCAGCCGCCAGGCAGCTCATTGGCGATGGGGTTCACCCGCTCGGCCTTCTGGCTGCGGCTCACAGTCAGCAACACCCGTGATGCACCATTGCAGCGACTGCTGGTGGTGGAGAATCCGCGGATCTCGCATGTGCAGGCGAACATTCCACAAGCGGATGGCACCTACCGCACTATCGACACCGGCAGCGATGTCGCGCAAAGCAGCAAGGTCTATCCGAACCGCAACTTCGTCTTCCCATTGAACCTTCCGGCGCACTCCGAGCAGGTGATCTACCTGCGCGTGGAGTCCAGTATCGGCTTGCTGGTTCCGCTGCAGCTGTGGCCGGTGAAGGCATTCTCCACCTACGAACGCGACGACTACACCGGCAAGGCGTGGTACTTCGGCATCGCCGTGGCGATGATCCTGTTCAACCTGATGCTGCTGCTCGCCCTGCGCGATCCGATCTACCTGCTCTACGTGATCTTCGTGAGCTGCACCGCCGGGGCGCTGGCGATCAAGAATGGCCTGGCGCCCGACTGGACGATTCTCGGCGAGCCACTCAACTCCAACGTCATCTATTACTCTGGTGTGTCGCTCGCACTTGCTGCACTGCTGCAGTTTGCCCGACGGATGATGCAATTCGACCGGATACTGCCGCGCCTGGACTGGGTACTGCGCGGGATGATCCTGCTCTACCTGCTCAGCCTCGTCGCCTATGCAGTCGCGCTGCCCTACGTGTCCCGCGTCGGCATCCTGCTGAACTTCGCCACGGCGGTAATCCTGCTGACAGGTGCTGGCGTCGCCGCTTTCAAGCGCCAGCGCAGCGCGTTCTTCTTCCTCGCCGCATTCGCGCTGCTGATGCTCGGCGGCGCGATGACCTCGCTGCGCGCCCTGGGTATTGTTCCGACCAACATGTTCACCGTCGATGGCCTGCAACTGGGCTCGGCGATGGAAATGATCGTGCTCGCCTTCGCCCTCGCCGACCGCTTCAACGTGATGCGCCGGGAGAAGGCGCGGGTGCAGGAGGAGCTGATCCAGACCCAGCAGCAATTGGTCGAAAACCTGCGCACTTCCGAACATGAGTTGGAGCTGCGCGTCGCCGAGCGCACCGACGAGCTACGCGAGCTCAACACCCGATTGCAGGCCATGAGCATGACCGACGGGCTTACCGGCATTGCCAACCGCCGCCGCTTCGACCAGGTACTGGAACAGGAGTGGAGCCATGCCCGCCGCTCGGGCGAGCCACTAGCCCTGGCGGTGATGGATGTGGACTGGTTCAAGCGCTACAACGACCACTATGGGCATCCAGCCGGCGACACCTGCCTGCGCGAGATCGCCCGAGCGCTAGCCGGTTCGGCCCATCGCGCCACCGATCTGGTGGCGCGCTATGGCGGGGAAGAGTTCGTCCTTCTCGCGCCGATGACCGACCTCGCCGGCATACGTGGCATGGCGCACAAGCTGCTTGAAGCGGTGGAGGCGCTCGCCCTCCACCACGAGCTTTCCCCACTGGGGCGGGTGAGTGTCAGCATCGGCATCGCGGCGTCAGTGTCGGGGCAGGAAAGCTCGGCACAAGCGCTGGTGGAGCGTGCGGATGCGGCGCTGTATGAGGCGAAGAAGCAGGGGCGAAATCAGGTGGCGGGATGA
- a CDS encoding transporter substrate-binding domain-containing protein, protein MALLPRLRTLLVLAPAAWLCAEAMAEDRYGCEQPITVAYTRNVVFFHDDVGIDPALIAELAKRTGCRFEASVRPRDEIWSMLESGTLQMGTSGVATPQRRAYTYLLPYLYMRNKLIVRDDLGAMSTLDAFHDMPGARLGVIAGYRHGAYIDGMLRILRAEGRVVEYKDDASRFTALLNGNVEGVIGHEMNLEGAVKDRRQRERFHVVDVMPGPATPHNLMLSRKRFTPAQSAEWMRLVETLWLDGTLARIMSNNAPPSVAEGLLDSGYRYSSTDRGW, encoded by the coding sequence ATGGCACTTCTTCCACGGTTGCGCACATTGCTGGTCCTGGCCCCGGCCGCATGGCTGTGTGCGGAAGCCATGGCCGAAGATCGGTATGGCTGCGAGCAACCGATCACCGTGGCATACACCCGCAACGTGGTGTTCTTCCATGACGATGTCGGCATCGACCCAGCCCTGATCGCCGAACTGGCCAAGCGTACCGGGTGCCGGTTCGAGGCCTCGGTTCGCCCGCGCGACGAAATCTGGAGCATGCTCGAAAGTGGCACGCTGCAGATGGGCACCAGCGGCGTGGCCACGCCGCAGCGGCGCGCCTACACCTACCTGCTGCCTTACCTCTATATGCGCAACAAGCTGATCGTGCGCGACGACCTGGGCGCGATGAGTACCCTGGACGCCTTCCACGACATGCCCGGTGCACGGCTGGGAGTCATTGCAGGCTACCGCCATGGCGCCTACATCGACGGCATGTTGCGCATCCTCCGAGCCGAGGGGCGGGTGGTGGAATACAAGGACGACGCCAGCCGCTTCACCGCGCTGCTCAATGGCAATGTGGAGGGAGTGATCGGCCATGAGATGAACCTCGAGGGGGCGGTGAAGGATCGCCGTCAAAGGGAACGCTTTCATGTGGTAGATGTGATGCCCGGACCGGCGACGCCCCATAACCTGATGCTTTCGCGCAAGCGCTTCACCCCGGCGCAAAGCGCTGAATGGATGCGCCTGGTGGAAACGTTGTGGCTGGACGGAACCCTGGCACGGATCATGAGCAACAACGCACCGCCTTCGGTGGCGGAAGGACTGCTCGACAGCGGCTATCGCTACAGCTCCACGGACAGAGGCTGGTAA
- a CDS encoding fimbrial protein has translation MLQHILAKLAQVSACRRYRPWLGAVLTVIGVMVGEQASATCYTVTATTTGTPTGNNTIKASEGVLVPYSQLPDAGRNGSLGLPNILLVNTDLSIQPAGTVLATSVMPFTKYAITGGYDPNAVFWRCAPGDDVAEMFSMHGNVNPYGSALNNQAKYGGNVYSTKWADVGIRITNLASGQTYDNIFKTRSFDKSTLDRDSAGYLLIKAKNFSDVKFELIRVDPADNALPGSEYKSAGSYDAEPWAIAYTLFYNTGAANAGYTPKPGDPGNYTTGFRGYGWVGMVGFYKNIYLRRSATCAVTNVTPVVNFPTIMVNELNSGQSRTQPFVIESNCQAGAIVNSTYSDTSYGSFVYNSSTVTCGQGMSYQSYNNALCLSRSGAALGLLPTSANAIAQAQAMNLQTASGGLTYLLSDNYGISSDVAKGVGIQISRNNQPMNLLSNQNSANAATDAAANLVGWYKLVDTNTMPLGGGKYRETFQAKLTKLPGVPNSGVTSGKVSATARVLIQVQ, from the coding sequence ATGCTTCAGCATATTCTTGCAAAATTGGCGCAGGTATCGGCCTGCAGGCGCTACCGCCCCTGGCTCGGGGCTGTGCTGACTGTCATCGGGGTGATGGTGGGTGAGCAGGCGTCGGCGACGTGTTACACCGTGACCGCCACGACTACTGGAACTCCCACCGGCAACAACACAATCAAGGCGAGTGAGGGTGTTCTGGTGCCCTATTCGCAACTGCCCGATGCAGGCCGAAATGGTTCGCTGGGCTTGCCCAACATCCTGCTGGTGAATACCGACCTCAGCATTCAGCCGGCAGGTACGGTTCTGGCCACCAGCGTGATGCCATTCACCAAGTATGCGATCACCGGCGGTTATGACCCGAACGCAGTATTCTGGCGGTGTGCCCCCGGCGATGACGTCGCCGAAATGTTTTCCATGCACGGTAACGTCAACCCATACGGCAGCGCATTGAATAACCAGGCGAAGTACGGCGGGAATGTCTACTCCACGAAATGGGCGGATGTGGGGATTCGCATCACCAACCTTGCCTCGGGCCAAACCTACGACAATATCTTCAAGACCCGGTCCTTCGACAAGAGCACCCTGGACAGGGACAGTGCCGGCTACCTGCTGATCAAGGCCAAGAACTTCTCCGACGTGAAGTTCGAGTTGATACGTGTCGATCCCGCGGATAACGCTTTACCGGGCTCCGAATACAAATCCGCCGGCTCCTATGATGCCGAACCCTGGGCCATCGCCTACACCTTGTTCTACAACACGGGAGCGGCCAATGCGGGGTATACCCCGAAACCGGGTGACCCCGGCAATTACACCACTGGCTTCAGGGGTTATGGCTGGGTCGGCATGGTTGGTTTCTACAAGAACATCTATCTTCGTCGCTCGGCTACCTGTGCGGTCACGAATGTCACACCGGTGGTCAACTTCCCCACCATCATGGTGAATGAGCTGAATTCGGGGCAAAGCCGTACGCAGCCGTTCGTCATCGAGTCCAATTGCCAGGCGGGCGCGATAGTCAACTCGACGTACTCCGATACATCCTACGGCTCGTTCGTCTACAACTCGTCCACCGTCACCTGCGGCCAGGGGATGTCCTACCAGTCGTACAACAATGCGTTGTGCCTCAGCCGCTCCGGGGCGGCGCTTGGTCTGCTGCCGACCAGTGCCAATGCCATTGCCCAGGCTCAGGCCATGAATCTCCAGACGGCGAGTGGCGGCCTGACTTACCTGTTGTCCGACAATTACGGTATTTCCAGTGACGTCGCCAAGGGTGTCGGCATCCAGATCAGTCGCAACAACCAGCCGATGAACCTGCTGAGCAACCAGAACTCGGCCAACGCCGCTACGGATGCGGCCGCCAATCTGGTGGGGTGGTACAAGCTGGTGGATACCAACACCATGCCCCTGGGGGGAGGCAAATACCGCGAAACCTTCCAGGCCAAACTCACGAAGCTGCCCGGCGTGCCCAACAGCGGTGTGACATCTGGCAAGGTCAGTGCGACTGCTCGGGTGCTGATCCAGGTGCAGTAA